A window of Ictidomys tridecemlineatus isolate mIctTri1 chromosome 15, mIctTri1.hap1, whole genome shotgun sequence contains these coding sequences:
- the Ankrd27 gene encoding ankyrin repeat domain-containing protein 27 isoform X6 → MALYDEDLLKNPFYLALQKWRPDLCSKVAQIHGIVLVPCKGSLSSSVQSSCQFESYILIPVEGHFQTLNGKDVFIQGNRIKLGAGFACLLSVPILFEETFYNEKEESFSILCIAHPLEKRESSEEPSAPSDSFTLKTIEDVREFLGRHSERFDRNIASFHRTFRECERKSLRHHIDSVNALYTKCLQQLLRDSHLKVLAKQEAHMNLMKQAVEMYIHHDIYDLIFKYVGTMEASEDAAFNKITRSLQDLQQKDIGVKPEFSFNIPRAKRELAQLNRCTSPQQKLVCLRKVVQLITQSPSQRVNLETMCADDLLSVLLYLLVKTEIPNWMANLSYIKNFRFSSSAKDELGYCLTSIEAAIEYIRQGSLSVKPPESEGFGDRLFLKQRMSLLSQMTSTPIDCLFKHIASGNQKEVERLLSQEDHDKDAVQKMCHPLCFCDDCEKLISGRLNDPSVVTPFSRDDRGHTPLHVAALCGQASLIDLLVSKGAMVNATDYHGSTPLHLACQKGYQSVTLLLLHYKANAEVQDNNGNTPLHLACTYGHEDCVKALVYYDVQACRLDIGNEKGDTPLHIAARWGYQGIIETLLQNGAPTEIQNRLKETPLKCALNSKILSVMEAHHLSLERRPKERRSSEVPEQSPQRSVDSISQGSSTSSFSSMSGSSRQEETKKDYREKNF, encoded by the exons ATGGCTCTATATGATGAAGATCTCCTGAAGAATCCTTTCTATCTGGCTCTTCAGAAGTGGCGCCCTGACTTGTGCAGTAAGGTGGCCCAAATCCATGGCATA gtCTTAGTGCCCTGTAAAGGAAGCCTATCAAGCAGTGTTCAGTCCTCTTGTCAGTTTGAATCCTACATATTGATACCAGTGGAAGGACATTTTCAGACCTTAAATGGAAAG GATGTCTTTATACAAGGAAACAGGATTAAATTAGGAGCTGGTTTTGCCTGTCTTCTCTCAGTGCCCATTctctttgaagaaactttctacaatgaaaaagaagaaagtttcagCATCCTGTGTATAGCCCATCCtttggaaaagagagagagttcAG AAGAGCCTTCAGCACCCTCGGATTCCTTTACCCTGAAAACTATTGAAGACGTGAGAGAATTTTTGGGAAGACACTCTGAGAGATTTGACAGGAACATCGCCTCTTTCCACCGAACATTCCGAGAATGTGAAAGAAAGAGCCTCCGTCACCACATA GACTCGGTGAATGCGCTCTACACAAAATGCCTCCAGCAACTTCTGAGGGACTCTCACCTG AAAGTGCTTGCGAAGCAGGAGGCCCACATGAACCTGATGAAGCAGGCAGTAGAG ATGTACATCCATCATGATATTTATGATCTGATCTTTAAGTATGTGGGGACCATGGAGGCGAGCGAG GATGCTGCCTTTAACAAAATCACAAGAAGCCTTCAAGATCTCCAGCAGAAAGATATTGGTGTGAAACCTGAATTCAG CTTCAATATCCCTCGTGCAAAGAGAGAGCTGGCTCAGCTGAACAGATGCACCTCCCCACAGCAGAAGCTGGTCTGTTTGCGAAAGGTGGTGCAGCTCATTACACAGTCTCCTAGCCAGAGAG TGAACTTGGAGACTATGTGTGCTGATGATCTTCTCTCAGTCCTATTGTATTTGCTTGTGAAAACAGAGATCCCCAATTg gatggcaaatttgagttACATCAAAAACTTCAGATTTAGCAGCTCAGCAAAAGATGAATTGGGGTACTGCCTGACCTCAATCGAGGCTGCAATCGAATATATTCGGCAAGGAAGCCTTTCTGTTAAACCACCT GAGTCTGAGGGATTTGGTGACAGGCTGTTCCTTAAGCAGAGGATGAGCTTACTCTCTCAGATGACCTCAACTCCCATTGACTGCCTATTTAAG CACATTGCGTCAGGTAACCAGAAAGAAGTGGAAAGGCTTCTCAGCCAAGAAGACCATGACAAAGATGCCGTCCAAAAGATGTGTCACCCACTGTGTTTCTGTGATGATTGTGAGAAGCTTATCTCTGG GAGGCTGAATGATCCCTCAGTTGTCACTCCTTTCTCCAGAGATGACAGGGGTCATACACCTCTTCATGTGGCTGCTCTCTGTG GGCAGGCGTCTCTCATCGACCTCCTGGTTTCCAAGGGTGCCATGGTGAACGCCACGGACTATCACGGGTCCACTCCTCTTCATTTGGCGTGTCAGAAGGGCTATCAGAGTGTGACG ctgctgctgctgcactACAAGGCCAACGCTGAGGTGCAGGACAATAATGGCAACACCCCACTCCACCTGGCCTGCACTTATGGTCATGAAGAT TGTGTGAAGGCTTTGGTCTACTACGATGTGCAGGCGTGCAGACTGGATATTGGTAATGAGAAAGGAGACACACCCCTACACATAGCTGCACGTTGGGGTTACCAGGGCATCATAGAGACGTTGCTACAGAATGGAGCACCCACAGAGATCCAGAACAGACTGAAAGAAACACCGCTCAAATGCGCACTAAACTCTAAG ATTCTGTCTGTGATGGAAGCCCATCATCTGTCTTTGGAAAGAAGGCCAAAGGAAAGAAGGTCTTCTGAG GTCCCTGAACAGTCCCCTCAACGCTCTGTGGATTCCATCAGCCAAGGGTCCTCcacctccagcttctcctccatGTCAGGGAGCTCCAGACAGGAGGAGACCAAGAAGGACTACCGAGAG AAAAACTTTTAA
- the Ankrd27 gene encoding ankyrin repeat domain-containing protein 27 isoform X7 — translation MALYDEDLLKNPFYLALQKWRPDLCSKVAQIHGIVLVPCKGSLSSSVQSSCQFESYILIPVEGHFQTLNGKDVFIQGNRIKLGAGFACLLSVPILFEETFYNEKEESFSILCIAHPLEKRESSEEPSAPSDSFTLKTIEDVREFLGRHSERFDRNIASFHRTFRECERKSLRHHIDSVNALYTKCLQQLLRDSHLKVLAKQEAHMNLMKQAVEMYIHHDIYDLIFKYVGTMEASEDAAFNKITRSLQDLQQKDIGVKPEFSFNIPRAKRELAQLNRCTSPQQKLVCLRKVVQLITQSPSQRVNLETMCADDLLSVLLYLLVKTEIPNWMANLSYIKNFRFSSSAKDELGYCLTSIEAAIEYIRQGSLSVKPPESEGFGDRLFLKQRMSLLSQMTSTPIDCLFKVGLGMWLKR, via the exons ATGGCTCTATATGATGAAGATCTCCTGAAGAATCCTTTCTATCTGGCTCTTCAGAAGTGGCGCCCTGACTTGTGCAGTAAGGTGGCCCAAATCCATGGCATA gtCTTAGTGCCCTGTAAAGGAAGCCTATCAAGCAGTGTTCAGTCCTCTTGTCAGTTTGAATCCTACATATTGATACCAGTGGAAGGACATTTTCAGACCTTAAATGGAAAG GATGTCTTTATACAAGGAAACAGGATTAAATTAGGAGCTGGTTTTGCCTGTCTTCTCTCAGTGCCCATTctctttgaagaaactttctacaatgaaaaagaagaaagtttcagCATCCTGTGTATAGCCCATCCtttggaaaagagagagagttcAG AAGAGCCTTCAGCACCCTCGGATTCCTTTACCCTGAAAACTATTGAAGACGTGAGAGAATTTTTGGGAAGACACTCTGAGAGATTTGACAGGAACATCGCCTCTTTCCACCGAACATTCCGAGAATGTGAAAGAAAGAGCCTCCGTCACCACATA GACTCGGTGAATGCGCTCTACACAAAATGCCTCCAGCAACTTCTGAGGGACTCTCACCTG AAAGTGCTTGCGAAGCAGGAGGCCCACATGAACCTGATGAAGCAGGCAGTAGAG ATGTACATCCATCATGATATTTATGATCTGATCTTTAAGTATGTGGGGACCATGGAGGCGAGCGAG GATGCTGCCTTTAACAAAATCACAAGAAGCCTTCAAGATCTCCAGCAGAAAGATATTGGTGTGAAACCTGAATTCAG CTTCAATATCCCTCGTGCAAAGAGAGAGCTGGCTCAGCTGAACAGATGCACCTCCCCACAGCAGAAGCTGGTCTGTTTGCGAAAGGTGGTGCAGCTCATTACACAGTCTCCTAGCCAGAGAG TGAACTTGGAGACTATGTGTGCTGATGATCTTCTCTCAGTCCTATTGTATTTGCTTGTGAAAACAGAGATCCCCAATTg gatggcaaatttgagttACATCAAAAACTTCAGATTTAGCAGCTCAGCAAAAGATGAATTGGGGTACTGCCTGACCTCAATCGAGGCTGCAATCGAATATATTCGGCAAGGAAGCCTTTCTGTTAAACCACCT GAGTCTGAGGGATTTGGTGACAGGCTGTTCCTTAAGCAGAGGATGAGCTTACTCTCTCAGATGACCTCAACTCCCATTGACTGCCTATTTAAG gtcgggctggggatgtggctcaagcgatag